DNA from Leptospira mayottensis 200901116:
ACTGATCCGAATCGAGCTGATCGTAAACTCGGGAAAAAAGGAGGTCCGTTATGAAACGCTCGCGTTTCCAGGAATTCTTTTTAAATAATATTCAAATTTTATTAAACTCGATTCGAAAGTTTACTTTTTTGAATATACGGAAGAAAGTTTCAAGTGTTTCTTTTACTTTTAAAATACGAATCTATTATAAAAACGGGTCGTCGTTGCTTTTACTACGACGGAACATTCGCAAATTCAAGAAAGGTTTTATGGTCGTGATCTTAGTGATGGCTATCGGTACTGCTTCCTTTTATACGGCTACGGAGTTCGGAGAACTTTCCTTGGGGGAATTGAGAGTCGCTCAAGCGAATGCTGACGGGTTCCGGGCGCTTCTTCTTGCAAAAGCGGGTTTCCAAGGGGCGTTAGGTGCACTTAAGAAAATTCCGGAAGAATATCTCTACAAAAGTGGAATTGCACTCAACCCTCCGCCTTTGCCGCTGGGAGGTGGGACCATATATTATAAAATCAGCTCCGAAGACGGAAAGATCAATCTGAATTCTCTCTTGAATCAGGATGATAATCAACAGAATTTACGTTCTGTAGAAATGCTTTCAAGACTTTTTGATCAATTCGGCATTAAACGGGAAAAACTCTTTCCGATCTTCGATTGGTTGGATACCGATCTTCAGGAAGTCGGCGGAGGCGCGGAAGATGGGTATTACTCCTCTCTAAAACCCCCTCGGAAGAATAAGAATTCTTTTATGTATTCTCTTTCAGAACTCGTTTCTGTAAAAGGATTCGATAGAGAAACGGTTTACGGTTCTCTAAAGCCAGCTGACTTTGATCAGAAATATTCCAAAGCGTTTCAGTCGGACGAGGAACGCGCACTGATCGGAGATAGCGATTTCGTTTTAGCGAATAACGTGACCGCGTATATCCCCTCCGGACAAAATTCAGATGATAGAATCAACTTGAACGGTGCGCCATACTTTGTTTTGATGTCTTTATCCGATTTTATGACTAAACAAGCTGCTATGAGAATTCTTAAATTCAAACTGGAACGTGGCGGTTTTATCAAAGAACTGAAGGACTTGGAAAAATTTCAAGAATTTCAAATTCCAACTGCAGGGGGGTTGACCCTTTATAAGGAGCTTGCAGGAGAAGGAACCGATGTTTCGGGGGGAAGGGTGAAAACCAAAGGAGAAATCTTTCGAATCGTAGCAGTAGGTCAAGTAAAGAATACGGTTCGCAGAATCACCAGTATTTTCGATCTGACGAATAATCAGATGCTTTATTATATGGAAGACTAAAAACAGATGTTTATTTACGATCAATTTCTTGCAATCGATTACGGAACGAGTACGATCAAAGGTGTACTGTTTCAAAAAGTTCTCGGTAAGTTAAACATTCTACGTTCCGAGATTATGAGTATCTCTCATGGAGAAGAGGACGAATACAAACACAATATTCTTCGTTTTATCAATTCCTACTTTCCTGGCGAAACGAGTATCGTTTTGAATCTTCCTTTGAATCGTCTTTTTGTAAGGGAATTTTCTATTCCTCTTACGACGGTAAAAGCGGTTCGGGAAGTGATTCCCTTTGAAGTGGAAAACAGAATTCCGTTTCCCATGGAAACCGTCGAGGTAACGGGGAATATATGGAGAATTGATCAGGAAAAATCGAACGTGATCGCGTATTCGGCGCACCACAGCGAATTGGATTTCATCACTGCACCGTTTCTCGGGAGCAATATTGTATTTAGAGGCTTGTTTGTGGATTCGGTCAGCCTTGCTTCCGTTATCTACGAACATTTGAATAAAGAGATCACTCATAAGAAATCTGTCCAAGTGGACATAGGCGGACGAGTTACCATCTTAAGTATTTTGAGCGAAGGAAAAGTCGCTCATACCAGATATATTTCCATGGGTGGGGACACTCTTACGGAACAAATTGCGTCCGATTTAAAAATTCCTTTTGAAAAAGCGGAAGCGATTCAATTTTCTCTTCAATTTGAACCGTTTGTTGGAGAAGGGGTTGATCTCAATTTGTTCGCGAAGGAATTTAAACTCAAAGCAATCGATATCAAAAAGGCATTTCAAAGTGCCGTAAAGTTCGCGGAAAAACTTTCATCTGAAATTAACAGAAGTATCGTGTCGATGAACGAGGCTGAAAGACCGGAAGTTTTATATCTTTCGGGCGGGGGAAGTAAGATTCGAGGAATTGAGTCCTTTTTCGGAGATTCTCTGGGGCTCATCATTCGTAGGTATGATTTCCTTTCTTTGAACGGGGATACCTTCTCGACTTGTTTGGGAATGGGTTATCATTTCGGATTTCCGAAAAAAGATAAGGTCGATTTTATAGACACCCCCCACGTTAAGCGAATCAATAAGAACATTCTAAACTTAGATCAGTTCAGACCACATTTGATTTTTTCGGGAATTTCTTTGTTCATTCTAATCACGGTTTTTTTTGTAGGAATCGTAGTCGACAAACGAAAACTCAGTGCAGGCGATAAGATGCTTGCCGAAAAATTTCAGAAAAGTTTTGGCAGACCTGCTCCCGAAGATGTAGATATATTAGAATATGCCACTAAACTCAAAAACGAAGAGAAGAAAAAAACTGAGATTTATAGATTATACTTAAGTAAACCTAGTATTCTTGACATTCTATTCGAATTGTCCATAAACTTTCCTTCCTCTGATATGCAGCCGTTTCAGTTGGATCAATTCGATTACGATCAAGATCTCGTCAAGATCGGAGGAAAAGTAAACGAGTTCAGCGAAATAGGAGTTGTACAAAGATCTTTGGAAAAGTCCCCAATGTTTAAAGATATAGAGATTGTTGACAAAAAATTGATGCAAGGCGTTAAAAATTATAAAGTGTCTTTTATCATTAAGATGAAAGTCGTCAATAAACCAGTTTCTCCGGAGGAATCGTTTTAGGATCGCCATGCTCGATAAATTAGAACCCAGAGAAAGACTGATCGTATTTGGAGGAATCGGGGCGATTCTTTTGTTAATTGTGTTTTTGGCGATTCGTAAAGTGGTAACTCTTCGTCAGGGATTAACAGAAAGAGTTCAGGATTCGAGAACCGCCCCCGTAAAACTGGATAAGATTATCCAGGAGTTTAACGATTTCAAGTCTTTGGATTCTTCCGGAGGGGAGACCGACGTAAGTGCCCTTTATGCGAAATTGGATGAGATTTTTATACGATACGGATTGAAAGAAAAAATTTCTACGATGAAAGATTCCAATTCGATCGAAGATAAGAAATACAATCGGATCACGATTGATATCAATTTCCGATCAGTTACCTTGGACAATATCTTTCGCCTCATCTATGATATAGAAAAGAACAAGATGATTAACGCTAGAGTGGAATACTTGAATTTTAAAAAGCCGTTTTTAGGAAAGGAAGTTTATGATGTAAATTTGAAACTTTCTACCTACAGTCGTGTTGTGGTGGACGCAAAACGATGAAAAAAGAAAAAGAATTCCAGGAAGAAACGGCACTTACTCCCGAAGAAGAGGAATTTTTGACTCTTGAACTTCAGGAAGAAGAGGAGGGGGAAACGGTCTCTCGTTTTACGCTCAAACAGAAACTGATTCTTATTGGAACAGGTCTGTTCTCATTTCTCATTTTTACCGTTTGGCTTTTCCCTTTAGACGAGGTCGTTCGCAGTTCCTTACAGTCCTCTTCCGTTAAAACGGGAACGATCATCAATTTCAGGGATTTGAGTATTTCGATTTTGGGAAATGTAACTTTGGATACCTTAGAAATCACCACACCTTCCAATCTTAAAATCAAAACGGAAGAAGCAGTTCTGAAAACTTCCCTCTTAGGTTTGATTAAAAAAAAGTTCAACGGAAAATTTAAACTGATTTCCTTAAAAATCGACACTGAAAATGGACCCTTGGCGAAGATCCGTAGCTTTGAAGGCCAGGGAAAATTTGATAATTTAGACCAAGGTTTTTCGAGGATGAGTGGCACCCTGGATTTGGAAATTCCGGCCGGATCTTCTTCAGGTATGATTCAGGAGCTTCCTGAAATTCCTCTTCTAGGGGAACTGAAAAATATCACGATTAAAAAGTTTCTGACAAAAGTGAACCTTCAGAGCGGAAACCTCATTTTCAACGATTTTACATTAGACACATCGATCGCGCGTTTTGATATCACGGGAAATATTCGTCTATCGGAGAACATGTCCTTTTCTCAGTTGAATCTTAGAATTTGTTTGGAATTGGATCGCAACTTTGCGTTGGAAAGACAAGATATCCAGGACATGTTGACTCTCTTGGAAAAACAAAATGGAAGTAAGTGTATCCCAGTTATGGGAACCGTCAATAAACCGGAAGTGAAAATTCCGGGAATATCTGGACCTTTAGCTCCTGGGAATCCTTAGATTTTTTCCACATCCTATAAATCAGTTTTCGTTGAAACTTTCAATGAAAGCATTTTTAATTAGTGCATTGGTGTTTTAAAACTCTGATATTTAGAATTTATTTTGAAGTCGTTTCATTTTACAATTGATGCGGATCCAAGCTTTGTAAGCAAACAAAGACACGATGTAAAATGAAAGAGACAATCGCAAGTATTTTAAGATTCTCCTTTTGATATCAGTGTTATGTGGTTCAAACCCACTTCACTTAGGCAGAACGTCTTAATATTCCTCGGAAGCAATCTCCCGAGAGAACCAAACAAAAGTATATATTTAGACAAAATGGCGCCCCTTCTGGGCTTGAAAAGCGTGGGTTAGATGCAAGAGCATTTACCACAAAACAAGAAAACCAACAGAAGGAACGTAATGAAAAGAAAAATATATGTAGGAATGGATGTCCACAAAGAAACGATTAGAATTGCGTGTTTAACGAACAATACAAAGGAAATAGTAAAAGAACAGCAGATAAAACATAATGAGGTTCAGATCAAAAAGTTCGTCAATAAACTAAAATCAGAATGGAA
Protein-coding regions in this window:
- a CDS encoding general secretion pathway protein GspK, with product MKRSRFQEFFLNNIQILLNSIRKFTFLNIRKKVSSVSFTFKIRIYYKNGSSLLLLRRNIRKFKKGFMVVILVMAIGTASFYTATEFGELSLGELRVAQANADGFRALLLAKAGFQGALGALKKIPEEYLYKSGIALNPPPLPLGGGTIYYKISSEDGKINLNSLLNQDDNQQNLRSVEMLSRLFDQFGIKREKLFPIFDWLDTDLQEVGGGAEDGYYSSLKPPRKNKNSFMYSLSELVSVKGFDRETVYGSLKPADFDQKYSKAFQSDEERALIGDSDFVLANNVTAYIPSGQNSDDRINLNGAPYFVLMSLSDFMTKQAAMRILKFKLERGGFIKELKDLEKFQEFQIPTAGGLTLYKELAGEGTDVSGGRVKTKGEIFRIVAVGQVKNTVRRITSIFDLTNNQMLYYMED
- a CDS encoding cell division protein FtsA; protein product: MFIYDQFLAIDYGTSTIKGVLFQKVLGKLNILRSEIMSISHGEEDEYKHNILRFINSYFPGETSIVLNLPLNRLFVREFSIPLTTVKAVREVIPFEVENRIPFPMETVEVTGNIWRIDQEKSNVIAYSAHHSELDFITAPFLGSNIVFRGLFVDSVSLASVIYEHLNKEITHKKSVQVDIGGRVTILSILSEGKVAHTRYISMGGDTLTEQIASDLKIPFEKAEAIQFSLQFEPFVGEGVDLNLFAKEFKLKAIDIKKAFQSAVKFAEKLSSEINRSIVSMNEAERPEVLYLSGGGSKIRGIESFFGDSLGLIIRRYDFLSLNGDTFSTCLGMGYHFGFPKKDKVDFIDTPHVKRINKNILNLDQFRPHLIFSGISLFILITVFFVGIVVDKRKLSAGDKMLAEKFQKSFGRPAPEDVDILEYATKLKNEEKKKTEIYRLYLSKPSILDILFELSINFPSSDMQPFQLDQFDYDQDLVKIGGKVNEFSEIGVVQRSLEKSPMFKDIEIVDKKLMQGVKNYKVSFIIKMKVVNKPVSPEESF
- the gspN gene encoding type II secretion system protein GspN; its protein translation is MKKEKEFQEETALTPEEEEFLTLELQEEEEGETVSRFTLKQKLILIGTGLFSFLIFTVWLFPLDEVVRSSLQSSSVKTGTIINFRDLSISILGNVTLDTLEITTPSNLKIKTEEAVLKTSLLGLIKKKFNGKFKLISLKIDTENGPLAKIRSFEGQGKFDNLDQGFSRMSGTLDLEIPAGSSSGMIQELPEIPLLGELKNITIKKFLTKVNLQSGNLIFNDFTLDTSIARFDITGNIRLSENMSFSQLNLRICLELDRNFALERQDIQDMLTLLEKQNGSKCIPVMGTVNKPEVKIPGISGPLAPGNP